The proteins below are encoded in one region of Bacteroidales bacterium:
- a CDS encoding glycine--tRNA ligase — protein MTNNEDKLKKIISHAKEYGFVFQSSEIYDGLSAVYDYAQNGVELKKNIRNYWWKAMVQMNENIVGLDSAIFMHPTIWKASGHVDAFNDPMIDNKDSKKRYRADVLVEDYLAKIEGKINKEVAKAQKRFGDSFNKEEFLSTNPRVLANKEKMEVISKRLYGSLEKNDLVDVKALIEELGIACPVSGSKNWTEVKQFNLMFATQMGSTSEGANEIYLRPETAQGIFVNYLNVQKTGRMKIPFGIAQTGKAFRNEIVARQFIFRMREFEQMEMQFFVRPGEEIKWYEYWKSERMKWHLSLGMKAENYRFHDHEKLAHYANAAADIEFNFPMGFKELEGIHSRTDFDLKAHEEYTGKKLRYFDPEINESYVPYVVETSIGLDRMFLAILSTAYKEEKLEDGSERVVLNLPPVLAPIKAAILPLLKKDGLPEKAREIMAELQDDFMCKYEEKDAIGKRYRRQDAIGTPFCITVDHDSLKDNMVTIRDRDSMKQERVAISELRQIIAGKIKIKA, from the coding sequence ATGACAAATAACGAAGATAAATTGAAGAAAATAATAAGTCATGCTAAAGAGTATGGCTTTGTTTTTCAGAGTAGTGAAATATACGACGGCTTAAGTGCCGTTTACGATTATGCTCAAAATGGTGTTGAGCTTAAAAAGAATATCCGAAACTATTGGTGGAAAGCCATGGTGCAAATGAATGAAAATATTGTTGGTTTAGATTCTGCAATATTTATGCACCCTACAATTTGGAAGGCTTCCGGTCATGTGGATGCTTTTAACGATCCGATGATTGATAATAAAGACTCTAAAAAACGCTATCGTGCCGATGTTTTGGTTGAGGATTATTTGGCTAAAATTGAAGGAAAAATAAATAAAGAAGTTGCTAAGGCGCAAAAACGTTTTGGTGACTCGTTTAACAAAGAAGAATTTTTAAGTACCAATCCAAGAGTTCTTGCCAATAAAGAAAAAATGGAAGTTATTTCCAAGCGTCTTTATGGTTCTTTAGAGAAAAATGACTTAGTGGATGTTAAGGCTTTAATAGAGGAATTAGGAATTGCTTGTCCTGTTTCGGGTTCTAAAAACTGGACGGAGGTAAAGCAATTTAATTTGATGTTTGCTACTCAAATGGGATCTACATCAGAAGGAGCAAACGAAATTTATCTTCGTCCGGAAACGGCTCAAGGTATTTTTGTGAATTACCTGAATGTACAAAAGACAGGACGCATGAAAATACCTTTTGGAATTGCACAAACAGGAAAAGCATTTAGGAATGAGATTGTTGCGCGTCAATTTATTTTCCGTATGCGTGAGTTTGAACAAATGGAAATGCAATTTTTTGTCCGCCCCGGCGAAGAAATAAAATGGTATGAGTATTGGAAATCCGAGCGTATGAAGTGGCATCTTTCTCTTGGAATGAAAGCAGAGAATTATCGTTTCCATGATCATGAAAAATTAGCACATTATGCTAATGCTGCGGCAGATATCGAATTTAATTTCCCTATGGGATTTAAAGAGCTTGAAGGTATTCATTCGCGTACCGATTTTGATTTAAAAGCTCACGAAGAATATACCGGTAAAAAACTTCGTTATTTCGATCCTGAAATTAACGAAAGTTATGTGCCTTATGTTGTAGAAACATCCATCGGATTAGATCGTATGTTTTTAGCAATCTTGAGTACGGCTTATAAAGAAGAGAAATTAGAAGATGGTTCGGAACGTGTTGTTTTAAATCTTCCTCCAGTATTGGCTCCTATAAAAGCAGCTATTTTGCCTTTACTAAAAAAAGACGGTTTACCTGAGAAAGCACGCGAAATTATGGCAGAATTGCAGGATGATTTTATGTGTAAATACGAAGAAAAAGATGCTATTGGAAAACGCTATCGTCGACAAGATGCTATCGGAACACCTTTCTGTATTACCGTTGATCATGACAGTCTGAAAGATAATATGGTAACAATTCGTGATCGCGATAGCATGAAACAAGAACGTGTTGCTATTTCTGAATTGCGTCAGATTATTGCAGGTAAAATAAAAATTAAAGCTTAA
- a CDS encoding alanine:cation symporter family protein: protein MAKKLILSTLLLLFIFTYNTVFAQDTTNQSNNIEKIKEETTSDKINSFFEPIVAKMATVLFFDPFEALGLHDPVIYDEKGNPVLDQAGNPVKSHIPMIVAWLIMGALFFTVYMRFINFRGFKHALDIVRGKFDNPEDSGEVTHFQALTTALSATVGLGNIASVAIAIVIGGPGATFWMILAGLLGMSTKFVECTLGVKYRKIDIFGQVSGGPMYYLYMGMKNRGMKWLGAILAVVFAVLAIGGSFGGGNMFQANQAFAQLKTIYPAISDYGWVFGTVLAIMVGLVIVGGIKSIAHVTDKIVPFMAALYVGTALIIIFMNIDRTGEAFRLIFEGAFSPTAMKGGFIGVLIVGFQRASFSNEAGAGSAAIAHSAVKTDEPISEGFVALLEPFVDTVVICTMTALVIIFTGSYLNPDNLEGAELTSQAFGTVFSWFPYLLVVAIFLFAFSTMISWSYYGLKSFDYLFGGMSEKWFGTRKYAANFYRILFLIFIVIGSSSTMGAVTDFSDMMILSMGLPNILGLIIMAPEVKRDLKDYLARVKSGEIKRYK, encoded by the coding sequence ATGGCAAAAAAACTTATTTTAAGTACTCTTTTACTTCTATTTATATTTACCTACAATACTGTTTTTGCACAAGACACTACCAATCAGTCAAATAATATTGAAAAAATAAAAGAGGAGACTACAAGCGATAAAATCAATTCCTTTTTCGAACCAATAGTTGCTAAAATGGCAACGGTATTATTTTTCGATCCTTTTGAAGCCCTCGGATTACACGATCCTGTAATTTATGATGAAAAAGGAAATCCGGTATTAGATCAAGCCGGAAATCCGGTTAAAAGTCATATTCCTATGATTGTTGCTTGGCTTATTATGGGAGCTTTATTTTTTACTGTTTATATGAGATTTATCAATTTTCGCGGATTTAAACACGCTCTTGATATTGTACGCGGAAAATTTGATAATCCCGAAGATTCCGGTGAAGTTACCCACTTTCAGGCTCTCACAACAGCTCTTTCAGCAACTGTTGGATTAGGAAATATTGCCAGCGTTGCTATTGCAATAGTAATTGGAGGTCCGGGAGCAACTTTTTGGATGATTTTAGCCGGTTTATTGGGTATGTCAACAAAATTTGTAGAATGTACTTTAGGTGTAAAATACCGTAAGATTGATATTTTTGGTCAAGTCTCCGGCGGTCCGATGTACTATCTTTATATGGGAATGAAAAACAGGGGAATGAAATGGTTGGGAGCTATTTTAGCTGTTGTTTTTGCTGTTTTAGCAATAGGAGGTTCTTTTGGTGGCGGAAATATGTTTCAAGCAAATCAAGCCTTTGCTCAACTTAAAACCATTTATCCCGCAATAAGCGATTACGGTTGGGTTTTTGGAACAGTATTAGCCATAATGGTAGGTCTGGTAATTGTTGGCGGTATTAAAAGTATTGCTCATGTTACAGATAAGATAGTTCCATTTATGGCAGCCTTATATGTTGGAACAGCACTGATTATTATTTTTATGAATATTGACCGAACGGGAGAAGCGTTTCGTTTGATTTTTGAAGGTGCTTTTTCTCCAACAGCAATGAAAGGTGGTTTTATTGGCGTGTTAATTGTCGGGTTTCAAAGAGCATCATTTTCTAATGAAGCCGGAGCCGGATCGGCAGCTATTGCTCACTCTGCCGTAAAAACCGACGAGCCTATCAGCGAGGGTTTTGTTGCGCTTCTTGAACCTTTTGTAGATACTGTTGTGATTTGTACAATGACGGCTTTGGTAATTATTTTTACCGGCAGCTATTTAAATCCCGACAACTTAGAAGGAGCAGAATTAACATCTCAAGCCTTTGGCACAGTTTTTTCCTGGTTTCCTTACCTTTTGGTTGTAGCAATATTCTTATTTGCTTTTTCAACTATGATTAGCTGGTCTTATTATGGATTAAAAAGCTTTGACTATTTGTTTGGTGGTATGTCAGAAAAATGGTTTGGCACACGTAAATATGCTGCAAATTTTTATCGTATATTGTTCCTGATATTTATTGTCATAGGTTCTTCATCAACAATGGGAGCTGTTACCGACTTTTCTGATATGATGATTTTAAGTATGGGATTACCTAATATATTAGGATTAATTATTATGGCTCCCGAAGTAAAACGCGATCTGAAAGACTATTTGGCAAGGGTAAAAAGTGGAGAAATAAAAAGATATAAATAA
- a CDS encoding NAD(P)/FAD-dependent oxidoreductase — protein MKNKYDVIIVGAGPGGLACAEELKNSALTVLLLEKNSIVGPKICAGGLTRLDADFDLPKNKSREFKTQHIFFNGKEHQIKLAYPLKTISRTDLGQYQLEKLKNANNIDVYTDNRVLEIKSNSIITQNGKINFKYLVGADGSNSLVRKSLKLSSTQNMGLYYNLDFVSNKFEWYVNTKDWGSAYLWVFPHLKHTNIGFHFNPKFISGSEAKKILDNFLVKNNYSFKKENLKSAPLNYDYQAYAFGTVFLVGDAAGLVSKATGEGIAMALTSGKEIARKILDPKYTTPELKSIIKIVQRHTKMINHFDKHPRLQSSFFYLFLKMMKSQHFQSYFGN, from the coding sequence ATGAAAAACAAATACGATGTAATAATTGTTGGAGCTGGACCGGGCGGTTTGGCTTGCGCCGAAGAATTAAAAAATAGTGCTTTAACTGTTTTACTACTTGAAAAAAATAGTATTGTCGGACCAAAAATTTGCGCCGGTGGTTTAACTCGTTTGGATGCTGATTTTGATTTACCCAAAAACAAAAGCAGAGAATTTAAAACTCAGCATATATTTTTTAACGGTAAAGAACATCAAATTAAATTAGCTTATCCCTTAAAAACTATCTCGCGAACCGATTTAGGACAATATCAATTGGAAAAACTCAAAAATGCAAATAATATTGATGTATACACTGATAACCGCGTTTTAGAAATAAAATCCAATTCTATAATTACTCAAAACGGGAAGATCAATTTTAAATATCTCGTGGGTGCCGATGGCTCAAACTCATTGGTGCGTAAATCATTAAAATTATCTTCTACTCAAAATATGGGTCTGTATTATAATCTTGATTTTGTTAGCAATAAGTTTGAATGGTATGTAAATACCAAAGATTGGGGCTCTGCTTATTTATGGGTTTTTCCACATCTAAAACATACAAATATTGGCTTTCATTTTAACCCAAAATTTATTTCGGGAAGTGAGGCAAAAAAGATCTTAGATAATTTCTTAGTAAAAAATAATTATAGCTTTAAAAAAGAAAACCTTAAAAGCGCTCCCTTAAATTACGACTATCAAGCTTATGCTTTTGGTACTGTGTTTTTAGTCGGCGATGCTGCCGGATTGGTATCTAAAGCAACAGGCGAAGGAATTGCTATGGCACTTACAAGCGGCAAAGAAATAGCACGTAAAATTTTAGACCCAAAATATACTACGCCCGAACTCAAATCTATTATTAAAATAGTACAACGGCACACTAAAATGATTAATCATTTTGATAAACACCCTCGTTTACAATCAAGTTTTTTCTACTTATTTTTAAAAATGATGAAAAGTCAGCATTTTCAAAGCTATTTTGGAAATTAA
- a CDS encoding PspC domain-containing protein, which produces MEAKKLYRKSREGVFGGVCAGLGDYFNIDKVLIRLIWALTVIFAGFGLLVYLIAWIVIPDDVITNY; this is translated from the coding sequence ATGGAAGCAAAGAAATTATATAGAAAATCACGCGAAGGAGTTTTTGGTGGTGTTTGTGCCGGATTGGGCGACTATTTTAATATTGACAAAGTTCTTATTAGATTGATTTGGGCACTAACGGTAATTTTTGCAGGATTTGGCTTACTGGTTTATCTTATTGCTTGGATAGTAATTCCTGATGATGTAATTACGAACTATTGA
- the pssA gene encoding CDP-diacylglycerol--serine O-phosphatidyltransferase, producing the protein MFKKQIPNSITALNLLSGIFAIIATFEGVLLWAGFFIALGAFFDFFDGMSARLLKIKSNIGKEMDSLADLVSFGVAPGFIAYQLMLQTNNLPQWILFNYNIAAFFAFIIPVFAAFRLAKFNIDTRQTTSFIGLPTPANALFFASLPFILSATYTIDLPIFQSWISNYWFLLIMAFLISILMVAELPLFALKFSNLSWRDNKFRFVFISLAIVLLILLQFTAFPIIILIYIALSIVQNKFSTK; encoded by the coding sequence ATGTTTAAAAAACAGATTCCAAACAGTATTACGGCACTAAACCTTCTTAGCGGTATTTTTGCTATTATAGCCACTTTTGAAGGGGTTTTACTTTGGGCAGGATTTTTTATTGCTTTAGGTGCTTTTTTTGATTTTTTTGATGGTATGTCAGCACGCTTACTCAAAATAAAGTCGAACATAGGTAAAGAAATGGATTCGCTTGCTGATTTAGTAAGCTTTGGAGTTGCTCCGGGATTTATTGCTTATCAGCTTATGCTACAAACCAATAACCTTCCTCAATGGATTTTATTTAATTATAATATTGCAGCATTTTTTGCTTTTATAATTCCTGTTTTTGCAGCTTTCCGTTTAGCTAAATTTAATATCGACACAAGACAAACTACAAGTTTTATTGGCTTGCCAACTCCGGCAAACGCCTTATTTTTTGCCTCACTCCCATTTATTCTAAGCGCAACTTATACTATTGATTTACCTATTTTCCAAAGCTGGATTTCAAACTATTGGTTTTTACTAATTATGGCATTTTTAATTAGCATTTTAATGGTAGCAGAACTTCCGCTATTCGCTCTAAAATTTTCCAATTTAAGCTGGCGCGATAATAAATTTAGATTTGTGTTTATAAGTCTTGCTATTGTATTGCTTATACTTTTACAGTTTACCGCTTTTCCAATAATTATTCTAATCTATATTGCTTTATCAATAGTGCAAAATAAATTTTCTACTAAATAA
- a CDS encoding single-stranded DNA-binding protein: protein MKNLRNQVQLIGRLGADPEVKSLNSGTKVARFSLATSDYYKDKDGNKVEDTQWHKIIAWNGSATYADNYLKKGMEIVVSGKLVYGSYDDKDGNKRYTTEIVVNDMLILSKKEN, encoded by the coding sequence ATGAAAAACTTAAGAAATCAAGTCCAATTAATTGGCCGCTTAGGCGCAGATCCAGAAGTAAAAAGTTTAAATTCAGGAACCAAAGTAGCACGCTTTTCTCTTGCCACCTCCGATTATTATAAAGATAAAGACGGAAATAAAGTGGAGGATACTCAGTGGCATAAAATTATTGCATGGAATGGAAGTGCAACTTATGCCGATAATTATTTGAAGAAAGGTATGGAAATTGTGGTTTCAGGGAAATTGGTTTATGGTAGTTACGACGACAAAGACGGAAATAAGCGTTATACTACGGAGATAGTAGTAAACGACATGCTTATCCTAAGTAAAAAAGAAAACTAG
- a CDS encoding DUF2851 family protein has translation MKEEFLHYLWRFRLLQPSLFTTNNESIEVINTGLHNTDAGPDFIQAKVKIAETIWAGNVELHLQASDWNKHKHQKDKAYNNTILHVVYSCDMDVRLENGETIPCLELKGKFKEDLLKKYEGFLKSEKWIPCSGQLNDFPKIKLNALYSRLSIERLEDKSQTILNRLEKNKNDWEETFYQVLAGGFGLKINQDVFIRLAESLPLKKVLYQHNKIFQIEALLFGQAGLLYSNPFVDEYPISLKKEYTYLAKKYQLNSLQGHLWKYLRLRPYNFPTLRIAQFSALLFAHKNLFSKIIESAKIEDLYRLFNVKASSYWDSHYIWDKHTDTHPKKLSKNRINLLLINVIIPFMFLYGKERNKEFLIEKALEFLNLIPAENNKATKNFGQEGLVFKSAFQTQALIQLKTKYCDTKKCLECPIGNHLLK, from the coding sequence ATGAAAGAAGAATTTTTACATTATCTATGGAGATTTCGTTTACTTCAGCCTTCGCTTTTTACTACTAATAACGAAAGTATTGAAGTAATAAATACCGGCTTGCATAATACAGATGCAGGACCGGATTTTATTCAAGCAAAAGTAAAAATAGCGGAGACCATTTGGGCAGGGAATGTTGAATTACATTTGCAGGCTTCCGACTGGAACAAACATAAACATCAAAAAGACAAAGCGTATAATAACACCATTTTACATGTAGTTTACAGTTGCGATATGGATGTTCGTTTAGAAAACGGAGAAACTATTCCCTGCTTAGAATTAAAGGGGAAATTTAAAGAGGATTTACTAAAAAAATATGAAGGATTTTTAAAATCGGAAAAGTGGATTCCCTGTAGTGGTCAACTGAACGATTTCCCGAAAATAAAACTAAATGCTTTATATTCTCGTTTGAGTATTGAGCGTTTGGAAGACAAATCTCAAACTATTCTTAATCGTTTAGAAAAGAATAAAAACGACTGGGAAGAAACATTTTATCAGGTCTTAGCCGGAGGTTTTGGTTTAAAAATAAATCAAGATGTTTTTATTCGATTAGCCGAATCCTTACCTCTGAAAAAAGTTTTATATCAACACAATAAAATATTTCAGATTGAAGCTTTGCTCTTTGGGCAAGCAGGTTTACTTTACTCAAATCCTTTTGTAGATGAATATCCTATTAGTTTGAAAAAAGAATACACTTATCTCGCAAAAAAATATCAGCTTAACAGTTTACAGGGACATCTTTGGAAATACCTTCGTTTACGACCATATAATTTCCCAACTTTACGTATTGCACAATTTTCAGCTTTGCTTTTTGCTCATAAAAACTTATTCTCAAAAATTATTGAAAGTGCGAAAATAGAAGATCTTTATCGCCTATTTAACGTTAAAGCATCATCCTATTGGGATAGTCATTATATTTGGGATAAACACACAGATACACATCCCAAGAAATTGAGTAAAAACAGGATCAATCTTTTGTTAATCAATGTTATAATCCCATTTATGTTTCTTTATGGAAAAGAACGAAATAAAGAATTCCTGATTGAAAAAGCATTAGAATTTCTGAATTTAATTCCTGCCGAGAATAATAAAGCAACAAAGAATTTTGGGCAAGAAGGCTTGGTTTTTAAATCTGCTTTTCAAACACAGGCACTAATTCAACTTAAAACAAAATATTGCGACACAAAAAAATGTCTTGAATGTCCGATAGGAAACCATTTATTAAAGTAA
- a CDS encoding universal stress protein, with protein MVKSILVPTDFSLISENAITHAAGIAQQTGANLILTHVINSDTRAYLKKNKESKDLVSEYLKDYQKQLRNDFNIRADIRVLEGKITEQIPILVSELGIDLLMFGTHGKKGMQIITGSQALKLINAVSIPVFVVQKRGFEEGYKTIVFPVNTSTEYKTKLKWTLFVAKSFNATVKLFIYNETRAKVKAKMEEVLINIRDTFLAHKINFTEDIAEFKADFPKQIMEFSISNSAQLIVIKVDNDEFEPSFIIGSPEEKILFNTAQIPIFCVQKQL; from the coding sequence ATGGTTAAATCCATTTTAGTTCCAACCGATTTCTCATTAATAAGCGAAAATGCAATAACGCATGCTGCCGGAATTGCTCAACAAACAGGAGCTAATTTAATTTTGACACATGTTATCAATAGCGATACTCGTGCTTATCTAAAGAAAAACAAAGAAAGTAAAGATCTCGTTTCAGAATACCTTAAAGATTATCAGAAACAACTAAGAAACGATTTTAATATTAGAGCAGATATTAGGGTGCTTGAAGGAAAAATAACAGAGCAAATTCCTATTTTAGTAAGCGAGCTGGGAATTGATTTACTCATGTTTGGAACGCATGGTAAAAAAGGAATGCAGATTATAACAGGCAGTCAGGCTTTAAAACTTATTAATGCCGTTAGTATTCCTGTTTTTGTAGTTCAAAAAAGAGGTTTTGAAGAAGGATATAAAACAATTGTCTTTCCGGTAAATACCTCAACCGAGTATAAAACTAAATTAAAATGGACTCTGTTTGTCGCCAAAAGCTTTAATGCAACAGTTAAGCTATTTATTTATAACGAAACAAGGGCAAAAGTAAAAGCTAAAATGGAAGAAGTATTGATAAATATTCGGGATACTTTTTTAGCACATAAAATTAATTTTACTGAAGATATTGCCGAATTTAAAGCCGATTTTCCTAAACAAATTATGGAATTTTCCATTTCAAACAGTGCTCAATTAATAGTTATAAAAGTAGATAACGATGAGTTTGAGCCTTCTTTTATCATAGGTTCTCCCGAAGAGAAAATACTATTTAATACAGCACAAATACCTATTTTTTGTGTGCAAAAACAACTATAA
- a CDS encoding potassium channel protein produces MSQHASLNRLFYAAIAIATVLLTGTIGFMYFEGDSFLDSVFLSIITLSTVGYSLLHELTNEGKIFTIFLIFISLAVYAYSISIITSYFVEGNMEKLIRGRIHKKSKKMKDHTIVCGYGRIGKQVTEELLAYNIPFLVIDEKTEVISNDTNEKVIFVEGDATNDDVLLKAGIENAKTLISALPLDADNLYISLSSRSLNKNITVISRGSDESAEKKLYLAGADHVILPEKVGGAHMAKLVTRKNVVEFLDHLSYRGDSLTNLEEIDYMDLPEEYHNKTILEIGIRKKSGANIVGFKTSKGEFIINPTPDVKIEIGSTLFVLGTPEQIKSLRK; encoded by the coding sequence GTGTCTCAACATGCCTCATTAAATAGATTGTTTTACGCTGCAATTGCAATTGCAACAGTTTTATTAACAGGAACAATTGGTTTTATGTATTTTGAGGGCGACAGCTTTTTAGATTCTGTTTTTTTATCAATTATTACTCTTTCAACTGTAGGATATAGCCTTCTTCATGAGTTAACAAATGAAGGAAAAATATTTACCATATTTTTAATTTTTATTAGCTTAGCTGTTTATGCATATTCAATTTCTATTATTACTTCGTATTTTGTTGAAGGTAATATGGAAAAATTAATACGAGGTAGAATTCATAAAAAAAGCAAAAAGATGAAAGATCATACAATTGTTTGCGGTTATGGCCGAATAGGTAAGCAAGTTACCGAAGAATTATTAGCATATAACATACCTTTTTTAGTAATTGATGAAAAAACAGAAGTTATCTCAAACGATACTAACGAAAAAGTAATATTTGTTGAAGGTGATGCTACAAACGATGATGTTTTATTAAAAGCAGGCATCGAAAATGCTAAAACTTTAATATCGGCTCTGCCTCTTGATGCCGATAATCTTTATATTTCCCTCTCGTCAAGATCCCTTAACAAAAACATAACCGTTATCAGTCGTGGCTCTGACGAAAGCGCAGAAAAAAAGCTATATCTTGCCGGAGCCGATCATGTTATTCTTCCTGAAAAAGTAGGGGGTGCTCATATGGCAAAACTTGTAACCAGAAAAAATGTTGTTGAGTTTTTAGACCATCTATCGTATAGAGGAGATTCTTTAACAAATTTAGAAGAGATTGATTATATGGATTTACCAGAAGAATATCATAATAAGACAATACTCGAAATAGGAATACGAAAAAAATCAGGAGCTAACATTGTAGGTTTTAAAACATCTAAAGGAGAATTTATTATTAATCCAACACCTGATGTAAAAATAGAAATTGGCTCTACACTTTTTGTTTTGGGAACTCCTGAACAAATAAAATCTTTAAGAAAATAA